From the genome of Dryobates pubescens isolate bDryPub1 chromosome 9, bDryPub1.pri, whole genome shotgun sequence, one region includes:
- the LOC104306087 gene encoding tyrosyl-DNA phosphodiesterase 2-like, which yields MHVDKQVNSLFSIDLTDDATTSNGGVNSADLKQQEDDSSFSLLTWNIDGLDVGNLIERARGVCSYVRLYSPDVVFLQEVVPPHLGFLQKRLSNYTIIPGNVVGYFTAIMLKKSSVKLLKHEIIPFPTTSMMRNLLVVHVSISGIELCLMTSHLESTKPHSKERVKQLQIALKKMQEESESTTVIFGGDTNLRDSEVARLGKLPGNIVDIWELLGKPEHCRYTWDTQSNSNLNVTYKTKMRFDRLFLRPAAEGGCVKPQSMDLVGLEKLGCGRFPSDHWGLLCNFHVTP from the exons ATGCACGTTGACAAACAAGTAAACTCTCTCTTCAGTATTGACCTCACAGATGATGCAACTACTAGTAATGGTGGTGTCAACAGTGCAGATCTGAAGCAACAAGAAGAtgacagcagcttctccctgctgacCTGGAACATTGATGGGCTGGATGTAGGAAATCTAATAGAGCGAGCTAGAGGAGTCTGTTCTTATGTAAGATT ATACAGTCCAGATGTTGTGTTTTTACAAGAGGTTGTACCACCACATCTCGGTTTTCTACAGAAGAGACTCAGCAACTACACCATTATTCCAG GTAATGTAGTTGGCTATTTCACTGCCATAATGTTGAAGAAATCAAGTGTGAAGCTGCTGAAACATGAGATAATACCTTTTCCAACAACCTCCATGATGAGGAACCTTTTAGTTGTGCAT GTGAGCATATCTGGTATTGAACTTTGCCTTATGACCTCTCATCTGGAGAGCACTAAACCACACTCCAAGGAGCGTGTAAAGCAACTGCAAATAGCATTAAAGAAAATGCAGGAGGAGTCAGAGTCCACCACTGTTATATTTGGAGGGGATACAAACCTCAGAGACAGTGAG GTTGCTAGACTTGGTAAGTTACCTGGCAACATTGTGGATATCTGGGAGCTTTTGGGCAAACCTGAGCACTGCCGCTACACTTGGGACACGCAGTCCAACTCCAACCTGAATGTAACCTACAAAACCAAGATGAGGTTTGACCGCCTGTTCTTGCGGCCTGCAGCAGAAGGGGGATGTGTTAAACCACAAAGTATGGACTTAGTTGGGTTGGAAAAACTGGGCTGCGGCAGATTCCCTAGTGATCACTGGGGTCTCCTGTGTAACTTCCATGTGACaccatga
- the LOC104306086 gene encoding tyrosyl-DNA phosphodiesterase 2-like encodes MEAAAEERWQDEDGDGNEIAVSRVPQAGELLPAEEQQEQEEEPLHLAKRRKVLCCDFVAITCSDTEVAQSFLAGNDWHLQRALDAYFEPPIVKEVVEVEPAGEAPPAREAPVICIDLTDDATTSNDGANSADLMQQENDSSFSLLTWNIDGLDVGNLIERARGVCSYVSLYSPDVVFLQEVVPPHLGLLQKRLSNYTIIPGNVFGYFTAIMLKKSRVKLLKHEIIPFPTTSMMRNLLVVHVSVSGIELCLMTSHLESTKPHSKERVKQLQIALKKMQEESESTTVIFGGDTNLRDSEVARLGKLPGNIVDIWELLGKPEHCRYTWDTQSNSNLNAAYKFKMRFDRLFLRPAAEGGCIKPQSMDLVGLEKLDCGRFPSDHWGLLCNFHVTP; translated from the exons ATggaggcggcggcggaggagcggtggcaggatgaggatggggatgggaacgAGATCGCGGTGTCTCGGGTGCcgcaggctggggagctgctgccggcggaggagcagcaggagcaggaagaggagcCGTTACACCTGGCGAAGCGGAGGAAGGTGCTGTGTTGCGATTTCGTTGCCATCACATGTAGCGATACGGAGGTTGCGCAAAGCTTCTTGGCCGGCAACGACTGGCACTTGCAG AGGGCGCTAGATGCCTATTTCGAGCCGCCGATAGTGAAGGAAGTTGTGGAGGTGGAGCCAGCAGGCGAGGCACCGCCAGCCCGCGAAGCGCCCGTGATCTG TATTGACCTCACAGATGATGCAACTACTAGTAATGATGGTGCCAACAGTGCAGATCTGATGCAACAAGAAAAtgacagcagcttctccctgctgacCTGGAACATTGATGGGCTGGATGTAGGAAATCTAATAGAGCGAGCTAGAGGAGTCTGTTCTTATGTGAGTTT ATACAGTCCAGATGTTGTGTTTTTACAAGAGGTTGTACCACCACATCTCGGTCTTCTACAGAAGAGACTCAGCAACTACACCATTATTCCAG GTAATGTATTTGGCTATTTCACTGCCATAATGTTGAAGAAATCAAGAGTGAAGCTGCTGAAACATGAGATAATACCTTTTCCAACAACCTCCATGATGAGGAACCTTTTAGTTGTGCAT GTGAGCGTATCTGGTATTGAACTTTGCCTTATGACCTCTCATCTGGAGAGCACTAAACCACACTCCAAGGAGCGTGTAAAGCAACTGCAAATAGCATTAAAGAAAATGCAGGAGGAGTCAGAGTCCACCACTGTTATATTTGGAGGGGATACAAACCTCAGAGACAGTGAG GTTGCTAGACTTGGTAAGTTACCTGGCAACATTGTGGATATCTGGGAGCTTTTGGGCAAACCTGAGCACTGCCGCTACACTTGGGACACGCAGTCCAACTCCAACCTGAATGCAGCCTACAAGTTCAAGATGAGGTTTGACCGCCTGTTCTTGCGGCCTGCAGCAGAAGGGGGATGTATTAAACCACAAAGTATGGACTTAGTTGGGTTGGAAAAACTGGACTGTGGCAGATTCCCTAGTGATCACTGGGGTCTCCTGTGTAACTTCCATGTGACaccatga